The Kocuria flava nucleotide sequence TCCCACAGACGGTCATCGACCATCCACGACTGTGTCCTCGTCGTCATGCAGGCACTGTGGACCGTTCCCAGGCAGGTGGGCAACGACCGATCAGGTTTTGAGACCAGGTCTTAGTGGGATCGAGTGTGACCCGGCGCAAGTAGAGCTGCTCAGTCTCGCGAGTGAACTGGTCTCGAACGATGCTCGTCACGTAAGCCGTGGTTAGGGCCGTTGCCTTGCGGGTAATCCCAGTAGTGTCAGTGAGTCGGCGAGCTTCTTCAATCTTGGTTCTCGCCTGGAGCCGCACCACTTCTTTGACGAGATTGTCTTTGGCCTTCGCAAGTTGCTCTGTCGCTTGGAGATCGGCAACCTCGGCTTTCAGCACTCGGACAGACTCGTTGAAGCTTGTCGAATCGATATCCGCGCTGGCAGTGATCAGCGTTTGTCGCCTTTCACCGATGGCGGTGCCCGGCGACATTCCAGAGGTTGTCGGACGCTCCTCTCTGGTGCCGTCAACCCACGCAACTATCTCAGTGGCGACCGTTGCCGCTTCGGTCATCCATGTCTGACTCGCTGTGACATCCTCGCCACCAGCCTGCAGCTGGCTCAACGCGGTAGTCACAGCCGCCGGCGCGGACTGGAGACGAGCAATCTCATCGCGACGCTGAACGACGCGACGCTCGGCAGCATCGGCATCACGCGAGGTGGTGTCCTTTATGAAGGCATCGAATCGCCTCAATCGGTCTGATCCATCCGGGCTCAGTGGTTGCTGGCATAGAACACACACGGCGGCATCGGTAGTGACCGGGAAGTCGTGCTCGTGATACGCCTCGGTCGTCGAATACCGACGTGCCGCATCCCAGAGGGCTCGCCACGTCGCCGACCCGACACCAGGCAATGGCTCTGCGTCGAAGTCCTTCGCTGACGCGATCTTTGCCGCTTCTCGTAGGTTAATTGCACTCTTCGCGAGCGCGGCCACATTGTCGAATGACTGGTTCGTTACGTCCTCAGCCAGTTGATCGATATGACTCTTGACGGTCGCCCAATGGGCCGCGAGCTGAGCGAGGCGTGTCTTCTCTGCATTGGGATCGCTGGCTTGCAAGCGCGTGAGTTCCCGCAGTTTGGCAGAGAGCGATATGTCGTGATCCGGGGACAGCGTCGTGGCCTCGTCGATCTGCTCACGCGTGGTGGTAGCACTGAGCTGATCAAGGAACTGCTTTGCCTTCGTGCCTTCCCCAAGGAGCGGAAGTTCCGTACGGAGGGCCGCATTGTCACTCAGGCGCTGTGAGAGAGCTTGCCGCACCTGATCGCACGCGGCCGAGAGCCGATCGAGCAGAGTAAGCGCGGATGGACGATAGCTGATCTCTGAGGCCGCGGTGACATAGGCATCGCCGCACTCTTCGTCATAGAACCGTACCGATGACAGATCGCGGCTGGTCTCCTCTGTAAGCGCCCAGGTCGCAGCCGTAGAGCCAGCCACGTACTCGAAGACGGCCTTCTGATCGTGCAAGCTCTTTGCGAAGACATCACCGAGAAGATCACCCTTGACTCGGGCAGTAACGGCCTGCCGAATGAGACGGGCGTAGCCGGACTTCCCACTGGCATTGTCGCCGTAGATGCTCGTCAGGCCCGTGCTGGCGAAGGTCAACCGCTGGCCCGTGATGAGCGCGTTCACGCCCTCCACGTCGGCTACGGCTGACAGCCGTACCGACTCTCCGCTCTCGGAAGTACCAGGGACATCGGCAGCGGTGATGGCGGCGACGGATGGATACGTCCCTGCGATCAGGTGATCGGCGATCTCGTTGACGGCGTCTTCAGACAGATTCTCGTTCCGGCAGAAGCGCCCGACAATGTCCTTCTGCCAGTCGGTGCGTTCGGCCACCCAGGTCGCCAGGTCGTTCGCGAGTGTCACGGTGTGATCCCCAAAGCGGTGAGTAGCGCAACATGCGCCTGTTTCAGGGTGAGGATTCCCTGCGGACTGAGCGCCACCTCGTCGAGTTCAATGAGGTGGTTCGCGATCTCCTGCTTCGTCGGTGCCCGCCATCCCTGGCTGGCAGCCCAGGCTTCCAGAGTCGTGGACCACGGTGCTGCCGCCGCATCGGGCAGGCTTGGTGGTTCACCTATGGTGACTCCGGCGTTGACGTCGCGGAGCAGCGCGGTAAACGTGTGCAGGTAGAGATCCGAGTCCAGGGTGTTCTCAATGCCGTGCACGTCGAGGGCGACGATCCGGTCACCAGGTATGGCGCGACCGATCGTCTCGGCGAGCTTTTGTCCCCCGCCGTCGCCGTCGACGAGGAACGCGACCTTAGCCGCCTGGAAGTCGAGCTCCGGGTAGGAATCCTTCGGCATCTCTGAGAGGCCGGGTGCCACCTGATACGGCAGGCTGTCTTGTCCTATGGCGGCGCGCATTAGGGTCGGAAGGAGGATCATGTCGGTGGCGCCTTCCGCGATGACCGCGCAGCGTGCTGGTGTAAATGCTGCGGCCGAGGCACCCATCGCGAACATCAGGGAGGTGAACCCGCCGCCCTCTTGTCGCCAGAAGCTGTTTTCTACGTGGCTCGTCTCGTCGCTGTCGGGAACGACGGCACGGATACCGACACCAAGATCGGCGGGTAGACAGCCCGGCGAGTGGGTGGTGTAGATGATCTTGTCGGCTTTGTCCTGTTTGGCGAACATCTGCACGAGATCGGCCTGCGCGTCGATGTGAAGGTGGGTTTCCGCCTCATCGATCAGGAGGATCGTCGCGCGTCCACTGTTTCGCGCAGCGAGGAAGGAGTTCAAAGCGACGAACATCCGCAACCCAGCGCTTCGTTCGTCGAACACGGATGCGTGTACGCCATCTTCGACAATGCCGATTCGGAGAAGCTTGTTCTCGACGTTGACTTCGACCTTTAGGTCGGACTGCTGCCATGCGTTTTTGAAGTAATTGGCGAGTGTGATGTTCGCCTTGTTCTTGATTGTGTCTCGTCGGGATACCTGTCCGGTCTGCACGGCCTGGGTTAGAGCATTCAGGTCAAGGCCGGCCAATCGCGCCAGGTTCGCAAGCGCTGTTGGCACGTCGCCAAGCAGTGCGTCATCAAGGGTGTAGGTAGAAGCCAGCGTGCGATCGACCTCAGTGAACATGACTACGTCGGGGGTGAGATTCCAGAGTGCCTTCTTGGTCCTCTCCGTGGGGTCCTCACGATCAACCCACGCTCCGAGTGAGAGAAGCAGCCGTTGCAGGACGTCGGTTTCGGCGAATGCACTCAATGCCTCGACGTCTTTGTCAGCGCGTTCGCGCAATGCGTCAATCGGTTCTCGCTCGCCGACCGGGGTAGCGAGGTGGGTATCGAGATCTTGTCGCAGCAGGCGAAGTTCATCGAGCAACGGCGAACCATCCGGGGGCTCTGGTATTTCGTCTTCCTCGGCCGTTTCGATGGGAAGCGGTTCTAAGACGCTGATCGCTGACAGGGATTCACCCAAGTCGACTGCCAGTTGCTTCAGCTGCGCCTCGGACTTGCGAGGTGCGGGCTTGACCGTGAAGTTGGGTCCATCACCGTCGGCACGACGACTAACGAAGAACTCGATTGGAGTGTCCTCGAGTTCAAGGTCCTCCAACTCCTTACGGTCCTCGTCGCTGACGCGGTAACGCAAGCTGACGACCGGGGTGGAGTCGGCGATGCCCGTCGATGCGCGCGACCGCTGTGCCGGAGCGAGAGCGTCGGAGGCGTCCACATAGGCAAGTGCCTTGAGGAGCGTCGTCTTACCTGCCTCGTTTGGCCCAACGATTGCGACAAGCTTCTGGTCTAGCTTGATCGTGGTATCAAGGAGCCGGCCGGCACCACGCACTCGTGCAGAAACAAGCCTCATGCAGCATCCCCCGATCCGTTGCGCTGGTAAGTCGCATCCTCTCGATCGGCGGCGTCGACACTCAGCTGGTCCTAGCCTCGATGGGTGACCCCAGAGCGTCGGCTCTGGAACCTCGTGGCTCTCTGAAGAACTCTACCGGCTAGGTCCGACTCAGCGATGCATCTCTGCGCACTCGGTGCTGTCGTTCCGCACGGGCATCGCTGACAAGTCATCCGCACGGCAAGGCTCTCGACCGGCCGACCCCGCGCTCGACCGGAAGGTGCGATCGTGACACTCCGTGCCATACCGAACGGGTAATGATGTTCATCGGTGCTGTCCTCAGTCCTTCGGACGGAGACACGAAAAAAGAGGCCGGACCTGCAGAAACCTGCAGGTCCGGGCCTTCCATCAGCCTTTTCGGGCCTTGAGCAAGCTCTAAGCTTTCAGAAGTCCCAGTCCTCGTCAGGTCCCCCGGAATCTTGCGGTTTTCAGTGGCTAGGTCGGACTCGTGCCCTCTACGTGCCAGGGGCTGCTGCACGAGTAGGTGACATCTGGGACTGCTGCATGGACAGGTGACCCTGACACCTATCCGTGCAGCAGTCCCGCACGTTAGATGTGTGGCTTCGCGATCAGCAGCGTCTTCGGGTCTCAGTACCCAGCCGCACGTCCTATTCCTCGATGAGCCGAGTCAGGATCCAGGGGGTATCCGTGATTGGTGCCTCAAGCCTATCGAAGTCGGGCTCGCAGCGTAAGAGTTCCGGCAGAAACATGGCGAAGCGGAAGGTCGCCGTTCGCAGGTCCAGACAGTGCAAGCTGTTTCGCGATCGAGCGAGGGGGCAT carries:
- a CDS encoding AAA family ATPase, whose product is MTLANDLATWVAERTDWQKDIVGRFCRNENLSEDAVNEIADHLIAGTYPSVAAITAADVPGTSESGESVRLSAVADVEGVNALITGQRLTFASTGLTSIYGDNASGKSGYARLIRQAVTARVKGDLLGDVFAKSLHDQKAVFEYVAGSTAATWALTEETSRDLSSVRFYDEECGDAYVTAASEISYRPSALTLLDRLSAACDQVRQALSQRLSDNAALRTELPLLGEGTKAKQFLDQLSATTTREQIDEATTLSPDHDISLSAKLRELTRLQASDPNAEKTRLAQLAAHWATVKSHIDQLAEDVTNQSFDNVAALAKSAINLREAAKIASAKDFDAEPLPGVGSATWRALWDAARRYSTTEAYHEHDFPVTTDAAVCVLCQQPLSPDGSDRLRRFDAFIKDTTSRDADAAERRVVQRRDEIARLQSAPAAVTTALSQLQAGGEDVTASQTWMTEAATVATEIVAWVDGTREERPTTSGMSPGTAIGERRQTLITASADIDSTSFNESVRVLKAEVADLQATEQLAKAKDNLVKEVVRLQARTKIEEARRLTDTTGITRKATALTTAYVTSIVRDQFTRETEQLYLRRVTLDPTKTWSQNLIGRCPPAWERSTVPA
- a CDS encoding ATP-dependent nuclease, which translates into the protein MDASDALAPAQRSRASTGIADSTPVVSLRYRVSDEDRKELEDLELEDTPIEFFVSRRADGDGPNFTVKPAPRKSEAQLKQLAVDLGESLSAISVLEPLPIETAEEDEIPEPPDGSPLLDELRLLRQDLDTHLATPVGEREPIDALRERADKDVEALSAFAETDVLQRLLLSLGAWVDREDPTERTKKALWNLTPDVVMFTEVDRTLASTYTLDDALLGDVPTALANLARLAGLDLNALTQAVQTGQVSRRDTIKNKANITLANYFKNAWQQSDLKVEVNVENKLLRIGIVEDGVHASVFDERSAGLRMFVALNSFLAARNSGRATILLIDEAETHLHIDAQADLVQMFAKQDKADKIIYTTHSPGCLPADLGVGIRAVVPDSDETSHVENSFWRQEGGGFTSLMFAMGASAAAFTPARCAVIAEGATDMILLPTLMRAAIGQDSLPYQVAPGLSEMPKDSYPELDFQAAKVAFLVDGDGGGQKLAETIGRAIPGDRIVALDVHGIENTLDSDLYLHTFTALLRDVNAGVTIGEPPSLPDAAAAPWSTTLEAWAASQGWRAPTKQEIANHLIELDEVALSPQGILTLKQAHVALLTALGITP